The genomic interval tacatacatacatgcacacacacatatgtatatatacatacatacatacatacatataaatatgtattatatagatagatagataaacagacaaacaggtagatagatagatagatggatagacagtTGTATATACAAGTGTACTGGAAGACTTAGGCGACCAAACAAGCTAAATCTACCATAGCAAAATCGGTGAAAGGAGAAACTCGATCAATGCTATGAATTGACTTGTCACCTTAGAAGACGCCAAACGTGTTCTAaggccccacccccccaaaaaaatgacaAGACTCGGAAAACAGGGAAGAACGAAGGCCAATACAATAGGCTGCAATACGAGCTTAAAAGTTTATTTCCAAGTCTCACCTACAGTAACTGCGTCTTAGAAGTAATTATAACGTATATTCAGGTCCCACGAGTGATGCCCAAAGTTATTtaccacagaataaaaaaaaaaggtatttcacGATCGTTGGAGTAAATTTGTGGCGAAAATATGAATTAGACGGATTATGAATGATTACTAAAATAAGGAATACCACTAATTTTGCTGTTACCATCTCTTAAGTAAATTTCTACCGATGTTACAATTATCATCTTTTAGTTGTCTTAATTAAAGGCGAATTCATAcgcacgtgtatgtatatgtatatgcatatatatacatatatacgcacatactatatatatatatatatatatatatatatatatatatatatatatatatatatcacttaatgTTTAATTCGGTCTCatgtttcataaatatatatatatatactatattatatatatatatattatatatatatatatattatatatatatatatatatatatatatagtatatatatatattatatatatacatatacaccactGAGACCGAATTACACGTTAAGTGAAAACAATCTACTTATactactttactctctctctctctctctctctctctctctctctctctctctcttctctctctctctctctttcatgtgaTGGGGAGGTAATTACGTAAAGACGGTTCAACAATCACGCTATATATTAACCTATCACGACCGACGGGAAAAACCAGCCAGCGAGACATCCTTATTCCATTTATgtctttttcctttaaaaaattaatttttgattcTCCTATAACAGAAACaagcagttaaaaaaataaaaacttctctaTATCTACAGGATCTACATCACGCATCATACCCTATGCCATAGGATGTAGGAATCCTAACACCCTCTCGTGATTGTTAGCACAATCCTTCATAAGATGACCGGGTAAGTGGCAGATTAGAACAGGTCAAGGGGAAATAAATTGACCTGAGGTCTTTCATCTTCGAAGGGCGGGATCTATTATTAGTTAGGTTCAGTTTGGGTTTGTCAGGTTAAAATCAGTGTGAAATGAGCGGAAATTTTCGGTACAGACaatgttttatatagtttttccatttgtcagaaatttatctgaaaaattaacataaacataataaagaaGGTCTACTCTTGTATATTCATTACCATCATAATCACTGACGGTCGGCCTTTCCCTTTAACTATTTTTCGAGCGTAAAAACAGACATCGGTTTACACATTTACCAACAAAAGTTACATCTATTGAAAATCCAGTGATTGAAGACCATCAAGGTACAGTAGAAATTCAGCgttttgatataattatatatatatgtatgtatatatatatatatatatgcatatatgcacatacacaaacatatatatatgtgtgtgtgtaagtgtgtgtgtatacatgtataaacgCTGCGCAGGTTCAAAagctattttaaaattttatcacAATGATGGTCAATGACAGCGGTAACTGAAACACGGTATATTAAGTCCGTAGACTCTTTTCACACTGACACCCATCTTCTCTACAACATTCGTTTCCTCTTGATGAAGTTACGGGAAATATTAACGCTATTATCTTTCGCGAGTTTTCTACTGCTGTTAACTAAAGCCTAGTAATCTTCGTCTCCTaggaataaattttatatttttccatatcgtAAGCGCTTCTAATCGTAGTCACTGAAACaacctacaaaaaagaaaaattactaagACAAGGAAGTCAACGGAGTTGTAACACaagataattattaaatattctaAACGACGTaaacaatatacacatatatatatacacatgcatatatataaaatatatacgtctatatatatactatatacaaatatattatatataaatacgcaaacacaacacacacacacacacatatatataaataatattattataataaatacacacacatatatatataatatctatatatatatatgtataacttacGTGCAATCAAGAAGTGATCCATTTAAATGCACAGGTTGATATTTAAATTTAACATCAGcgattattttccaaaataatttagaacaaaataaaataaaatggagggCAACATTTAAAAAAGGCAGGAAAATTCTTATGGAATGTTATGAACCACAACGAATACTCAGAAGGGAAACTTTAGTATCAGTGAAATGTTATAAAAGTATACGCtgttcagaaagagagagagagagaagagagagagagagagagagagagagagagaatccttctcATAAAACAGATCTAAATAAGACATCAGCCCCAAGCCGCAATAAAGAACCATTTCCTTAATTACCctaatctgtgtgtgtgagagagagagagagagagagagagagagagagagagagaacttacatAAATTACACCCAAACATCATTTTCTATCTCATTCAATAAATGACGCTATTACCAACCATATCATTATGTAAACACCACTCACTCACCATCAGCTAATGAAGTTGCATTACAGTGATCTTCTTTATTTATCTCTGGTATAAAAGTCAATTGCGTAATTTGATTCATCATTTTCTTATCAAGAGTTGTTATCGTTTTCCATTCGGGTAATTGACCCCTCTAATGGGTGATGTGAATGACCGAGGTCTGGCAAATTGACCATAACTTGCCCCCATGACCCCATATCGTCAGTTACGATAAACACTTTGACCATCAGATTCTTCACCTGATAACTCAATTTTGACTCACACGACACATTCTTTGCCGTCGTTTTTGGGCTTGGGCTGCCGAACACATTGGCGGAGAACATATGCCCTTCTCCATTCTAGCCACGACCCACAACATAGACTAACCACCTGGTATATACTTCATATAATTCACTTCTTAATTCAACGATAACACTATGAATATTTCTATGGGAAGGGCTTAACTTGTAACCCCAGCCCGCTAACCCCTACCCACGCGAAATCAATATTGGAACGGTGTACACAcgcccgcacacacacataacatacatacatacatacatacatacatacatacatacatacatacatacatacatgcatatatatatatatgtatgtgtgtgtgcattaagctacaaatgtcctttaatatccaattatctacctcgcaattaatatattttcataagttaaccgaaggggaatttttcagttgataaggaacaagtaaaaaatttcccattgctcaacatatatgaaaatatattaattccgaggtagagcgaattggatattaaaggacatttgtagcttaatgcatgtatatgaatcacggtgatgtgataaaaattatatatactatataaaatacattatatatatatatatatatatatatatatatatatatatatatatatatatatatatatatgcaccgcATAAGGCAGGACGTGAGAATCCCGACGAGGGCATATTTATCAACAGTTTTTCTGGGTGTCAATCATTTCCAAGGCATAAAAATTTGGTGTGAACTAgtgacaaaacacacacacatacacacacacacacacacacacacacacacacacatatatatatatatatatttatatatatatatatatatatatatgtgtgtgtgtgtgtgtgtgtgcaggataCCACAAGGAAGGCGGAAATTAAACTTATAGTACCTAGCGCCTTCATGTATTACAACACATTTCCGTTTTACaaagtaaaattaagaaataGGCATACAAATGGAAAACTTCACTTAACAATGATGGAAGCAACCAACAAGCCAAACGTACTATACCATAACTAAGTTACTTTACAAGCACATGAACAGTCAAACTGCTGCCAGTGGAACAAGAGATTGCTTGTTCTAATAAAAGCCGTTCAAGTGCTTCGGTGTTTGCAAAGCGttcgttacacacacacgcacaaatatactatatatatatatatatatatatatatatatataacatatatatatatactatatatatatataatgtatatataaaataaatatatatgtataatcatatatatatatatatatataggtatatagtataatCATTAAATTTAGAATTCATAATTCTTATACAAAGTTAATAAGACACATATCGTTGCATTAGTCTAGGAATGTTTTTAACTGACATTGTTGCTTAGGAAGACACTGAAAAATTTATAAATCTTCCATAATGCTATTTTCCAGGCGTAACTCAGACATTAAGttgaatcatctctctctctctctctcttctctctctctctctctctctctctctctctctctctctctctctccccccgaatCCTTCTAGCTAGAATATAGGAATATTATGACATGCTGACAAAGATGATTCAGGGACAATGTACTTAGGTAATGGCTGCCTTTCAATTCGTAcagtaaatgtaaataattaatttCACTATATCGTTAACATAATGTACCAAACCTAATGGAATAGTTACTATTTCGTCCATAACAGTTCTACATAGCCTTACCGTGTATTGTATTGTGTTATATTCTAAATAGTCCAAATATGTACAAATACACAGTGggtacataatattattatatatataatatattattatatattatatatatatatatatatatataatatatatatatataccacacacacacacaccacatatacatatatatatatatatatatatataagaatatatatacacacatacatacatacacacacacacatacataaattaatatatatatatatatatatatatatatataatcatgaaatatataaaacgtgatgctctctctctctctctctctctcgctctctctctctctcctctctctctctctctctatatatatatatatatatactataatataatatagtatacataaataacttcaaaaataaaaacttcagaaTAAAGTAGGCGAAATGATTTCCGCCATCAAAATACATTAACCACAAGATCCATTTATGTAGACATAATActagagaataataaaaataaggaaaaagaaaaaagaagaagaagaagaagaaaaaaaaagagacgttATTGACAGCTGCAATGAATTCCttgtgaataatatatacatCAGCATCATAGACTTTAAAAGCTCAAATTCGGGACTTTTCTTACACTGCTCGAGCAGCTTAGCGATGCGGAAAACCCCGCCCACCGACACATGCCCCCGCCCACTTGTCCGTGATTGGCCGGTCACAGCCGGGGGCGGGGTCATAGGTGTGAAGTTTGGAGCCTTATATGTAACAAGTGTTCGGGCGGATTATCAGTAATAGTCACCGGGTGTTAGTGTGCACAGGTGGAAGAAGGAAAGAGCGAATACAGGTACAAAATCGCTGCGGTGTTTtggcaattaaaaaaataaagagagagagagagtctattcaCACTTACTGTGGACAATTACCCGATTGCGTTCATACAAATGTTGTCAGTGTTTCCGATGACCGAGTGACTTTGAAAACGAGTCGAAAAGTTTGAAGCAAAATGCCGCGTCCATCCCGCGAGAGTTACGGCGACCAGAAGCCGCCCTACTCCTACATCTCGCTGACGGCGATGGCCATTTGGAACAGCCCGGAGAAGATGTGCACCCTGGCCGAGATCTACAAGTTCATCATGGACAACTTCCCTTACTACCGCAAGAACACCCAGCGGTGGCAGAACTCCCTCCGCCACAACCTCTCCTTCAACGACTGCTTCATCAAGATCCCCGCAGGCCCGACAGGCCGGCAAGGGCGGCGCCTACTGACCCGGCCATCCCTCCGCCATGAACATGTTCGAGAATGGCAGCTTCCTACGCAGGAGGAAGCGCTTCAAGATTCCCAAGCCCGAGAAGGAGGCCCTGGAAGCGGGCCTGGCCCAGATCAACAACCCCCTCCGATGCCTGGAAGCCTCCAGGTGCTCTGGAGAGACGCTCCTCGGCGGGGTAGGAGGAGCAGGAGGCAACGTTCCAGTCACCGGGGTGATGGGACCCCTTTCCCATCAGAGCAAGCAGTCGTTCACCGTCGAGAGCCTGGCTGCCTCCGATGCCAAATTACCTCAGCCTCTGCCTCCCATGCCACCCGTTTCCATACCCTTGGGCCTCTTGCCGCCGCCCCTGCCACATACCTCGTTGGCTCATCGCCCACTGCCCTACCCACCTCCGCTCAGCGATGCCCTTGCGTTGTCCCCGACTCACCCACCGCCGCCGACTTCCCAGTTTTCTCCGTACGGGCATCACATACCACAGATGCTGCACCACCCACCGCCTATCTCGCCACATTCCTTACACCACCTCTACGCCGCAGCCGCCATGGCTGCCTCCTTAGCGCCCTGCGGAGGCGCGGGTGCCCCTCTGGTAAGACCATCAGCCGTTCACATGCCCCATCTGGCACTCGCCTCTCTCTCCGTCTTAGGGCCTTTCTCGTCGTCTCTGCCACTGAGGCCACAAGCCGTGGCTCCGAGGACCTCTACGGCTGCCATTTCGGCGGCCCTAGCATCGACTGTGTCGGATTTCTCCGTTTCCAGGCTCTTAGGAGCAAGGTCTCCCTCCCCCTCTGGAAGGAGAAGCCCTTTGTCGATACCGCCCGTTACGTCAGGACCTGTCATGTTACACAGCCTCCATGACCTGAGTCcagaggacgacgacgacgaagacgacgatgaagaGACGATCCACGTCGCGGACGAAGACGAGGAAATGGACAAAGCGACGACGCCAACTCCGACAACGACCTCTTCCATGGACAGGaggcttcctcctcttcctccgacGGGAGTCGATCCACAAGGGGATTCGGCCATGCTTGTCGAGCCCAGCAAACGacatcaccaccatcatcatcatcaccaccaccacccaacGGCACAACCTCCGCAACAGCAGTCTaccccacctcctccccctccctctgcCCCTCCTTCGTCCGAAGCGGCATCGCAAGAGCGAGAGATGATCCAGGGGCACGACGGAGACCGCCGGGAGGACACGCGCCAGGTCCCTCCCGAAGACCTTCTGCTGAGAACGTCCCcgtcagtcagatctatctgacgGTGACAGTGTACCCCTGACCAGACCCATCACCATCATCCCTATCAACACCACAATCGTCACAATCATCAACACCATCAGCATCATCAAGTTAGACCTCACCCACTGATGTTACCTACATAATCATCTGCATTTCACGAGTGGCTGATTGCTACCTAGTTCCGAGGACGGGTTTTTATTCCTTCTCCTGTGTTCCAGTGTAGTCTTCCTCGGAACTGGCAGCGTTCGGTGGGGCGGACTTTGGTCTTTCCTCTTTAGTCTCGTGAACATTTCATAAGACTGGTCTTCTACGAGTAGTACTCATTTCTATCCAGGTAAAAACGAAGAACACTTCAGAATACTGCGTGCAATAAATAACAATTTCTATGTTTATTCGACACGTGCCAATATAATCTGTCAAAAAAGCTAATGCTGGTCGACTTAATCATAACAACTTTGTTTAGAACTTTTCTGGAAATTCTGGTTAAGAATGAATATTCTTCCTTCAGTAGAATTTCAATTAAAAGTACTCATGGTATGTACAACACACTTATTACAAAATCCCAGTGTAACTACAAATCCACATCTGTATCTTTATTGAGAAACCCAAACTACGAAAGAACAGAACCACGCTGTTAAATTTTGAATTGTtagtaaaagttttatttaaaccGTTAATGTTCTTCCCCAACTGAATTTCCACTAAAACCTTTCATGATAAAACAGATTCATCCCAAAATCCCAGTTTATTACCTCAATCACTTCACCCAATCTGTTTCTTTATCAAGACACCCAATCCATGAAAGAGACGAACCACGCTGTTAGATTTTCTATTGTTAATAAAAAGGTTTATCTAAACCACTACGATACAAAATTAAACCTAAACAATACCTAACTCCACACACGCtcccttcttttttgtttttacctcaTCTCGGAACTACAGAGAAGTTGTCTGTGTCATAGTTATATAAATACAAGAGGAAATACAAACCTCTTTCCTGCCCTTTTATTTAATCTGTATCAGATTTCTCCAGACTCACGAATCTTTATAAATAAACCAGAGTAAGAACAATGAAGCAAAAGTGTGGCGCAGCGTTCGAACTGTACCGAAGTGAGCTTAGAGTATGTTTATCACGGCCTTTGGATTTATAACCATTTACCTCGTTCGTTCACCAGCAAGAAAATGGCCAATCCTCAAAGGATTTTTATTACAGCAGGATTTTGTCCATTCATTTGTTAAACCTCTCATTACGTTTTCTGTACAGTGCGAACAACTGCACCACACCGCGTTATTATTTATTGTGCAATTGTTCAGGGAGTGCTCAGTGAAGACGGAATTGCTGGTACGTAACGCGATCTTTTATTTTAACCCAAATAGTTGAGGAGTAATAATTTTGCGAGTTTATTGTATGATGAGATGGCgtcttaaaaacattttttttttttttttagtcttcaattttttttccagcgGTGCATACATGCAAATATTGCATtcgacttttttattattttttttctttatctgcaGTCTCTCACGTtgcgtttctttcttttttatcatttaaacttTGGAAAAAAGTCTTTAATTTTGCCTCTAAAATATGGATTTAATTCGTTCCTTTATTTATAGGCTATTTCTACCCGAGTCACGAAGTGCATTTTCCGCTTATACCTTATTTGTAATACTATCCACAATATTGAAGTAAACAGCAATATGTTTTATTAACATGAGATAATTGCATTCAAACTGCAGTTGTTGATTTGAACTTACTATCACGCTTCcaataaatgtttttaatgttAACTGTTAAATTGTTAAGATTTCTTTAAAAATCAATGTGTCAGTTGAACATATTAGTTTCTTAATCACATACGAAAGAAAAATGCACAACGCATCAAAACCGGTTTCTAACGCACTgtgctaataataatatttctctctctctctctctctctctctctctctctccgcaagagGGTGTCTTACTATTTCAGGAATGTTGGTTTCATTAGATATTTTATCTAAAACAGTttgtattctaaaaaaaaatacaacttttgTGAAATTATATGACGCCCGTACACACTAACgtgtgtaatacacacacacacacgtatgtatatattatatatatatatatatatatatatatatatatatatatatatataaaatttccttcGTTTCATTACTGGAGAAATAAACAGTACATCTTCCGTCACATAATGAAAACAGAAACAGAGACCGTCGGCCATTATTGACTCTTGGTAATGGCCAACCTCAatccatacctctctctctctctctcataacgtaTTCTCATCTGTTAACGTAcattttaaaagtaagttttacTCTTAATATCTGCTTGTACTTTATAATTGATTTCACCAATAAAACATCTGGAGTACAATTTccatatattttgataatttcttaACATAAACCAAAATCTTATTTGATTCTAAAATTTCGCGTTACGTACCAGCAACACCTGTTTACAaggaataacaattaaaaaatatttaattcttcTGATTTTCATACAGACTCCAAAAATAGTCCCTATGAATTTCTTGAAGAAAGTCGAAATTGGTTTAAAATTCCGGGTTACTGAGTGTCATAAGTTGAAATGTTAAGTGTATAATTAAATCCTATCTATCAGATATGAATGAATATGGAGATAATTGTTCCCTCAGTCTTTACTTTGTGGTATACTTATTTCTAGGTATTTGGCGTTCTCCAGCCTTCGTGTTTGGTGTAAAAATCTAGAGTTATGCCATTGAAACCGGTGCAGAcatagtgtcttttttttttatataaaataaaaaaatgaaagtgttcgtagtttctttttttttctaacaaaaattaaatgaaattttctatatgatgaatctgtaaatgaTAATTTATCAATGTCGTTGAAGGTATACATTGTAAGATGCTTGCATAAGAAAACAATACAACGTATCAGTGATATAATCACTCtctaagtgaaaataaaaaaagagtgaACTTCACTCTTCTAACTGAACGTCTTTTTCTAAGTGATTTTCTATGAGGAATCTGTAAATAacaattcaataaaaacaaatgcataaattATAGGACGACAGAATAAGAAAACAACATGATTTATAAAAGTGATTTAATCAAATCTTTCCATTTAATGTCTTTTTAtcaaaaagtgtttttatatgaGGAATCTGTAAATGATAAATCATTAACAGTGATATAATCAATCCAGTGTAAAACGAAAAGAAATGATGTAAACTCaacactttttatcattttcatttaacctgTACAAATTCTGGGATCGACCGGTGACATACCATAGACACTAAATAGACCAAAACTAGTCTCATTAGTTGATAAATAGTCTTTTAGAGTTCAGGACCTCTTTCTGTGGCTGTCaatagtcctcctcctcctcctcctcctcctcctcctcctcctcctcctcctcctcctcctccaacgggTGTTTTTTGTTACCGCTCCTCTCCGCAAAGTAGCCGCTGGCTAGGGGCGACCCCCACCGGAAATGACGTCATGAATAAGGAAAGCAAATGACGCTATGGCgaataattcaaataatttacTATGGGGAAAATATACAGAAGAAACGATAATTTTTCACCTCCTTTTTTTCTATGGGCGTTCTCGGGCTTAAATAACAATTAAGTCTTGAGTTCTGTTCATAGGATACATAGAGTGGTCTTGAGTTCTGTTTGTGTGAAACGAAAATGAACAGAATGTCAACAGAGACCAATACAGGATTTCTTATACTTTATATAAGGATAAAGTGCCTGATATTAGCTCTCTAACAAAAGAAGCACCCAGTTTCGTCGTATAGGAATAACATCAAAGTATTTCTGTATGGATTGCCCTGGTAAATGATTGTGCATTCCataacttttaattaaaattctaCAACCTAGCGCTGAAAATCGCAAAAAAAATTGAACGTCCGTGTCAGCGATTTAATATCAGTTTCACAGCAAATATCAGCCGTGTCCGAAGGCAGAAACTATTCACCAAGTCCTAAAGGCAGAATTTTCTAACCAGTGACGTGGTCACAGATCACATTATTGTACCGTTTCGAAAGGTGGGATCAATGTTAACCCACTTCAAAAGATGGATACATCTAATCTActcaaaaaaaaggcaaaataattaataacccTAAAGTTTAAACAAGTCAGTATCCAACGTGTCTAGTTGAAAAGGGCAAAAAATCCCAACACTCAACACTCAGTTTAAGTGGTAGAATCCAGcctttctaattaaaaaaaaaggcaaaaaagcaATCATCATCACCCAGTTTCAATGCTAGTATCCAGACtatctaaataaaaagaaaggctaaagaccaatatttttcaGACATAAATGGTAGTATCCAgccaatctaataaaaaaaaaaaacgataatcaCCAACCACTTTTAAGTGCTGCTATGTAGGCTCTCtaattgaaaaaaggaaaaaaaaaacaataatcctACTCCGTTTAAATGCCAGTTTCCAGCCTATCTaatcagaaaaaggcaaaagaatgataaaaaccGCTTAATTTAAATGCTAGTATCCAGCCTATCTCATTTTAAATAGGTAAAACACCAATAACCACCACCCAGTTTATATGCCAGTTTCCAACCTATCTAATCAAAAAGGCAAAAGAGTTATAAacaaaacaccaaaattaaataCTAGTATACGGAGTACCTGATGAACAAATAGCAAAAAACTAATAATATCTTTGCCAGTTTAAACGACAGTATCCAGCCTATCTCATTTTAAAAGAGCAAACCACCAATAATCACCAGCCGGTTTAAATGGCAGTATCCAGCCTATCCACTTCCAAAGGCAGACAAGACAACTCTCTAAGCGGAGGAGCGATAACAAGAACACTATTTGTTATACaaatacgaaaatattatccaatAGTTCTACAGAACCAAAAGGGAACGTTGTAATGATCGTTATTTCACCCGCCTCCCCCCAGACCTTACCATACCAAACCAATACCTGTccagcccccgcccccccccctcctccctcctttaCAATATGGCGTATCCACTGCTAGAACgtgaatcttttattttcatttattagatTACTTATTTTGTTAGCAGTAGTAGTTatcaatcttattattattat from Macrobrachium nipponense isolate FS-2020 chromosome 28, ASM1510439v2, whole genome shotgun sequence carries:
- the LOC135201745 gene encoding LOW QUALITY PROTEIN: forkhead box protein B1-like (The sequence of the model RefSeq protein was modified relative to this genomic sequence to represent the inferred CDS: inserted 2 bases in 1 codon; substituted 1 base at 1 genomic stop codon); this translates as MPRPSRESYGDQKPPYSYISLTAMAIWNSPEKMCTLAEIYKFIMDNFPYYRKNTQRWQNSLRHNLSFNDCFIKIPAGPXQAGKGGAYXPGHPSAMNMFENGSFLRRRKRFKIPKPEKEALEAGLAQINNPLRCLEASRCSGETLLGGVGGAGGNVPVTGVMGPLSHQSKQSFTVESLAASDAKLPQPLPPMPPVSIPLGLLPPPLPHTSLAHRPLPYPPPLSDALALSPTHPPPPTSQFSPYGHHIPQMLHHPPPISPHSLHHLYAAAAMAASLAPCGGAGAPLVRPSAVHMPHLALASLSVLGPFSSSLPLRPQAVAPRTSTAAISAALASTVSDFSVSRLLGARSPSPSGRRSPLSIPPVTSGPVMLHSLHDLSPEDDDDEDDDEETIHVADEDEEMDKATTPTPTTTSSMDRRLPPLPPTGVDPQGDSAMLVEPSKRHHHHHHHHHHHPTAQPPQQQSTPPPPPPSAPPSSEAASQEREMIQGHDGDRREDTRQVPPEDLLLRTSPSVRSI